TATACAAGGCAGGATCTTAATCAGATCACACATGCCTACTGCTGTTCAGTCCATAAATCCCAGGGAAGTGAATTCCCTATCGTCATTTTGCCAATTGTTAAAAGCTATTACAGGATGCTTAGGAGAAATCTTCTTTATACCGCCATTACCCGCAGCAGACAGTTTTTGATACTGTGCGGTGAAGAAGATGCGTTGAAAATCGGTGTGGAACGTGCGGATGAACAGGCCCGACTGACAACTCTTTCAGAAAAGCTTAGAGATGCCATTCCATTAAATGGTGAAACAATACAGGAAGATACAGCAGAGTTATCCCTGCCTGAAACCTTAACCCTTGAAGAAAGGCTTCTCCAAGCCGATCCAATGATAGGAATGGGAAATATAACACCGTATGATTTTATGGAAAAAGAATATAGCTAAAAAGAACAGTCTTAATAACAGACTGTTCTTTTTGTATACCATCAGATTTCGAGGGGGATTTCATGGGAAAGTGGAATGAAGAAGCTGCACCAAACAACAATATGGCTTCAGAAGAGCTGTCAGCCTCCAATCTAACCTCCAGCGCTGACCTGGTTAAAGGGGATACTAAGAAAGATTCAGCCAAAGGGGAAATAAATAATCCTGGCAATAGAAGCACTGTGTAGTCGTTTGATTATAAATTTATATATAGGAGCAGTGAACATGAATAATAAAAGCAGAACCTCTCTTCTCAATCTCCATGGTGTGAAACGGCGTAAAAAGCCGCAGCAGCCGGATTATGAATTTTCAGAGGAACTTTCGGATGGTGGAGAGCGTAATGAGCGCTTTAATAAGCCGAGATATACTGGCAAGTAAAAGGGAAAGAAAAAATGTTTTGGCTCCCATGGCAAAGGTTTTTCGTCATGTTTTTTAAGGGACAGTGAAAACTAAAAATGTTCGGGAAGGCGGGATTCTCTTTGCGGACATTTTCTTTATTAAAGGGTTTGCCGGTTTTTGAATTGAAAACCGGCAATAAAGCAGGCGATATTTGTGATTTATCCATCACAGGCACCGGTAAAGTACAGGGATTACTGCTGCGAAAGGGCGCTCTTCTGAAAAAGACATATATCATCAATATTGAGGACGTAACATCTTTTGGCTGGGATGGAGTAATGATTGAAGATTCCTCTGTTCTGCAAGCAATTCCAAAACATGAGGATTATACATGTGAGACCCATAACCGGTTAACAGGCAAAATGATTATGAGCCAGGAAGGTGAACGGCTGGGCTTACTTGAGGATGTATACTTCAGGGAAGAATTGGGCACGATTGTAGGGTACGAACTGTCGGATGGCTTCTTTTCAGATGTGCTGGAAGGAAAACGTGTCATAAAAACCGATGACCCGCCTGCAATAGGAAAAGACGCCATAATTGTAAATGTAAAATAGTGAGGTGTCTTTTCCGTGCTGAAATGTCCAAATTGCCAGAGCAAAGATATTGGAAAAATTGGAATTAACCAATATTACTGCTGGAATTGCTTTATAGAACTTTCCTTGGCCAAGGGGTTATTAATACCCATCAGGTAGAGGAAGATGGTACACTTAGCTCCCTTGATGATTTATTTGAAGAAGATGAGCGCAGGTATCTTTCGTAATTTTGGACGAAAGAGGTGAGCAGATTGAACAAAATATTAACCTCTGCAATGATGCTTGGTGCAGGTATGGCGGCTTATAATTACGCCCAAAAAAATAATATGATATCAGGCCGAAAAATGAAACGCATGCAAAAAAATAACGAAAGCTTTATTCTAAAAATGATTTTGGGGCTGGTTCTTAAAAAGGGCCAGCTTTTTTGTGTAATGGAATGGCTGATTTCCTCTCATGTACAAATGTCTTGCGCTTATCTTATTAAGCACATGTATAAATCCCCAGGAACCTATCACAATAAAAACAAGGAGGCGGGCCATATTGAATATTCAAATGAAATGGTACTACCGGCTTGGATTTCTGCTTCTCTTGTTTATTGTGATTTTAGTCTTCCTAAAGCTTCAGGCATTATGGATGCCTGTACTGGAAATCTTATTTGCGGTATTCATACCGTTTGTTATTGGAGCATTTATTACATATCTCCTTCACCCGATTGTGGAGAAATTGCATGAAACTGGCCTTCATAGGGGGCTTGCCGTTTTTATTATATATTTTTTATTTTTCGGAGGAATCAGCCTTGCTTTATATAAAGGGATTCCGGCTTTTATTCACCAATTGCGTGATCTTGCGGAAAATGCTCCTCAATTTGCCAATCAGTACCGGGGATGGATAAACCTTATTCAGAGTAAAACATCAACATGGCCTGATGGCCTGCAAACCAGGATAGATGATTTCAT
This window of the Cytobacillus pseudoceanisediminis genome carries:
- a CDS encoding PRC-barrel domain-containing protein, producing the protein MRTFSLLKGLPVFELKTGNKAGDICDLSITGTGKVQGLLLRKGALLKKTYIINIEDVTSFGWDGVMIEDSSVLQAIPKHEDYTCETHNRLTGKMIMSQEGERLGLLEDVYFREELGTIVGYELSDGFFSDVLEGKRVIKTDDPPAIGKDAIIVNVK
- a CDS encoding YrzQ family protein, coding for MNKILTSAMMLGAGMAAYNYAQKNNMISGRKMKRMQKNNESFILKMILGLVLKKGQLFCVMEWLISSHVQMSCAYLIKHMYKSPGTYHNKNKEAGHIEYSNEMVLPAWISASLVYCDFSLPKASGIMDACTGNLICGIHTVCYWSIYYISPSPDCGEIA